Proteins encoded in a region of the Vicia villosa cultivar HV-30 ecotype Madison, WI linkage group LG5, Vvil1.0, whole genome shotgun sequence genome:
- the LOC131607181 gene encoding transcription factor-like protein DPB codes for MMGIRPQQSSVDEEDEELLGCGTTVSGQSGSTSRSAGLPSSGTAAGDNAALKLNHLDIQDDEAGSQGAVASKKKKRGQQRAVGGDKSGRGLRQFSMKVCEKVESKGRTTYNEVADELVAEFADPINSVLSPDKQQYDEKNIRRRVYDALNVLMAMDIISKDKKEIQWRGLPRTSLNDIEELKTERLGLRTRIERKSSYLQELEEQFVGLQNLIQRNEQLYSSGNPPSGGVSLPFILVQTRPHATVEVEISEDMQLVHFDFNSTPFELHDDNYVLKAMEFGDRPQNDTVTHNVTDAGEGSSMSGMQSQVPPSVSSVSTRPPTSPPLPGILKARVKQEH; via the exons ATGATGGGAATTCGACCTCAGCAATCGTCTGTGGACGAAGAGGACGAGGAGCTTCTAGGTTGTGGAACTACGGTTTCCGGCCAATCAGGCTCCACTAGCAGGAGTGCCGGTTTGCCGTCTTCCGGGACTGCTGCTGGTGACAACGCGGCTCTCAAATTAAACCATCTTGATATACAGGATGATGAGGCTGGATCACAGGGAGCAGTTGC TagcaagaagaaaaagagagggcAACAGAGGGCTGTTGGAGGTGATAAAAGTGGAAGAGGGCTTCGCCAATTTAGCATGAAAG TGTGTGAGAAGGTGGAAAGTAAGGGAAGAACAACTTACAATGAG GTGGCAGATGAACTTGTGGCTGAGTTTGCTGATCCAATCAATAGTGTTTTGTCCCCTGATAAG CAACAATACGACGAGAAAAACATTCGACGAAGGGTCTATGATGCTCTGAATGTTCTAATGGCAATGGACATTATCTCTAAGGATAAAAAGGAAATACAATGGAGAGGTCTTCCTCGTACTAGTCTGAATGATATTGAAGAGCTAAAG ACAGAGCGCCTTGGGCTTAGGactagaattgaaaggaaatcaTCCTATCTGCAGGAGTTAGAGGAACAA TTTGTAGGTCTTCAAAACCTTATTCAACGAAATGAACAGTTATATAGCTCCGGCAATCCTCCTAGCGGAGGTGTATCTTTACCCTTTATTCTAGTACAG ACTCGTCCTCATGCAACTGTTGAAGTGGAAATATCAGAAGACATGCAGCTTGTTCATTTTGATTTTAATAG TACTCCCTTTGAGTTGCATGACGACAATTACGTGCTAAAGGCAATGGAATTCGGTGATAGACCACAGAATGATACTGTTACGCACAATGTTACAGATGCAGGTGAAGGTTCTAGCATGTCCGGCATGCAGTCACAGGTTCCTCCTTCAGTTTCAAGCGTGTCGACTAGGCCTCCCACATCACCTCCACTCCCGGGAATATTAAAGGCAAGAGTTAAGCAAGAACACTGA